One stretch of Echeneis naucrates chromosome 11, fEcheNa1.1, whole genome shotgun sequence DNA includes these proteins:
- the LOC115051398 gene encoding coiled-coil domain-containing protein 106-like has protein sequence MNPPTSSDASNPPAEYDSVVRAAAAGGGNLYLDAYEVSFPLEESIERPPAYHLNQGQHMMDAEPVAQELPPSQYSPFILVSNLRAHLYVALEKNAWLQKRIEELEEERNFLRCQLDRFIVSMRTPEEWCGDAQRSVKVQPASSPSPLSPMTTRSGMTLKRLKGPGPRPRRSTAIPVKQEFHLEEDDYYTEDEYVEGEEEEDEDDDEDSSVEKGSKKKGRGRSSGEPRMKMRRIFRITHGRERQRVKDPDGVLIRYKKILSTYQRVRSMSRAFQIHGVDRNTMASTSPIAELLLVAPEKVTEVGEFEASKEKLLDYARRCYKTMDDQTHAKVQTMKKMHKLLPISYRFRN, from the exons ATGAATCCTCCGACCAGCTCTGACGCCTCCAACCCGCCAG CAGAGT ATGACTCCGTGGTGAGAG cagcggcagcaggaggagggaatCTGTACCTGGATGCCTATGAGGTGTCTTTTCCTCTGGAGGAGAGCATAGAGAGGCCACCTGCCTATCACCTGAACCAGGGCCAGCACATGATGGA tgcagagcCCGTGGCTCAGGAGCTTCCTCCCTCCCAGTACAGCCCCTTCATCCTGGTCTCCAACCTGCGGGCTCACCTGTACGTGGCCCTGGAGAAGAACGCCTGGCTGCAGAAGCGCAtagaagagctggaggaggaacgAAACTTCCTGCGCTGTCAGCTGGACCGCTTCATCGTCAGCATGAGGACACCCGAAG AGTGGTGTGGAGACGCCCAGCGGAGCGTGAAGGTCCAGCCGGCCAGTTCTCCCTCGCCGCTGTCCCCGATGACCACCAGGTCTGGAATGACCCTGAAACGGCTTAAAGGGCCCGGACCTCGGCCCCGTCGCAGCACCGCCATCCCTG TTAAGCAGGAGTTTCATCTGGAAGAAGATGATTACTACACTGAGGACGAGTATGtggagggtgaggaggaggaggacgaggacgacGACGAGGACTCGTCGGTGGAAAAGGGGTCAAAGAAAAAGGGCCGAGGACGATCCAGCGGCGAGCcgaggatgaagatgaggaggatctTCAGGATCACCCATGGAAGGGAGCGACAGAGAG TTAAAGACCCAGACGGAGTCCTGATCCGTTATAAGAAGATCCTGTCCACCTACCAGCGGGTGAGGAGCATGTCCAGAGCCTTCCAGATCCACGGAGTGGACCGGAACACCATGGCCTCCACCTCGCCCAtcgcagagctgctgctggtggccCCGGAGAAG GTGACAGAAGTCGGGGAGTTCGAGGCATCGAAGGAGAAGCTTCTGGATTACGCCCGGCGGTGCTACAAGACCATGGACGACCAGACGCACGCCAAAGTCCAGACCATGAAGAAGATGCACAAGCTGCTTCCCATCTCCTACAGATTCAGGAACTGA
- the tmem238a gene encoding transmembrane protein 238a, protein MVLCEGLSHCKVALAFAIFMDFLGGAALLVGVFGHLQVKGRDFGDLLVYTGALLVLMSLAGWVLWYSGNIEGLSTRKEAGHIGSMVDRLARSLSRKIRSYKSHR, encoded by the exons ATGGTCCTGTGTGAGGGCCTGTCTCACTGTAAAGTGGCTCTGGCCTTCGCCATCTTCATGGATTTTTTGGGCGGTGCCGCTCTGCTGGTCGGAGTCTTCGGCCatctgcaggtcaaaggtcgggACTTTGGAGACTTGCTGGTCTACACAG GGGCCCTGCTGGTGCTGATGTCTCTGGCCGGATGGGTTTTGTGGTACAGCGGAAACATCGAAGGCCTGAGCACCAGGAAGGAGGCGGGACACATCGGCAGCATGGTCGACCGGCTCGCTCGCAGCCTCAGCCGCAAGATCCGCAGCTACAAGAGCCACCGCTGA
- the LOC115050878 gene encoding recoverin-like, which produces MGNSKSGAVSKEILEDLKLNTKFTETEIVQWYENFKRQCPTGRISKEEFQSIYSKFFPESDPNSYAQHVFRSFDTNDDGTLDFKEYIIALHMTSTGKTNRKLEWAFSLFDVDKNGYITKSEVTEICTSIFKLIPKDELENLAEDENTAEKRANKLWSFFDKGDDDRVAEGEFVQGVMDNDEALRLIQYDPAK; this is translated from the exons ATGGGGAACAGCAAGAGCGGAGCTGTGTCCAAGGAGATCCTGGAGGACCTGAAGCTCAACACCAAGTTCACAGAGACTGAGATCGTCCAGTGGTACGAAAACTTCAAGAGACAGTGCCCGACGGGGCGCATCTCCAAAGAAGAGTTTCAGTCCATCTACAGTAAATTCTTCCCGGAGAGCGACCCCAACTCGTACGCCCAGCACGTCTTCCGCTCCTTCGACACGAACGACGACGGCACGCTGGACTTCAAGGAGTACATCATCGCCCTCCACATGACGTCGACGGGGAAGACCAACAGGAAACTGGAGTGGGCCTTCTCGCTGTTTGACGTGGACAAGAACGGATACATCACCAAGTCAGAGGTGACGGAAATCTGCACG TCGATTTTCAAGCTGATTCCTAAAGATGAGCTGGAGAATTTGGCTGAAGATGAAAACACGGCGGAGAAGAGGGCCAACAAACTCTGGAGCTTCTTCGATAAAGGAGACGATG ACCGAGTGGCCGAGGGAGAGTTCGTCCAGGGAGTGATGGATAACGACGAAGCTCTCCGTTTGATTCAGTATGATCCTGCAAAGTAA
- the LOC115050870 gene encoding germ cell-specific gene 1-like protein: MLEKMSRRNRSLLSLSLTSLALTLSVSAFCTSYWCEGTHKVVKPLCLSPVKLKNCGQNNSQPYTTEAPTPDPKNPASNVTLSPQQKEDLARIKRKQLANAVHYIWETGEDKYMLRYFHTGFWLSCEKHNEGDDQEEKCRSFIELTPGETQGVLWLSVISEFMYIGLLAMGFLLMCVEVICLCAKREMNALKINAFAAMCTVLSGMMGMVAHMMYTTVFQMTVSIGPKDWRPQTWDYGWSFAMAWLSFSCCMAAAVATLNSYTKTIIEMKHRARMRLEEARAAARAPSYEEVVRAGSGGVYSVSQLIQLAVGGVGGMGAGTLGLGRLVDPHGGVVVVEGCGAEGCEDCEREMDEIDYALQEEREDSLC, translated from the exons ATGTTGGAGAAAATGTCCCGACGTAACCGCTCGCTGCTGTCCCTGTCCCTCACCTCCCTGGCCCTCACCCTGTCAGTCTCGGCCTTCTGCACCTCCTACTGGTGCGAGGGGACGCACAAGGTGGTGAAGCCGCTCTGCCTGTCGCCGGTGAAGCTGAAGAACTGCGGCCAGAACAACAGCCAGCCGTACACCACAG aGGCCCCCACCCCGGACCCCAAGAACCCGGCCTCCAATGTGACTCTGTCTCCGCAGCAGAAGGAGGACCTGGCCCGGATAAAGAGGAAGCAGCTGGCCAACGCCGTCCACTACATTTGGGAGACGGGCGAAGACAAATACATGCTGCGCTACTTCCACACCGGCTTCTGGCTCTCCTGTGAGAAGCACAACGAAG GTGACGATCAGGAAGAAAAGTGTCGCAGCTTCATTGAGCTGACGCCTGGAGAGACGCAAG GCGTCTTGTGGCTCTCCGTCATCAGTGAGTTCATGTACATCGGTCTTCTGGCCATGGGCTTCCTGCTGATGTGCGTGGAAGTGATTTGCCTCTGTGCCAAGAGGGAGATGAACGCCCTCAAGATCAACGCCTTCGCCGCCATGTGCACCGTCCTGTCGG GTATGATGGGGATGGTAGCACACATGATGTACACCACAGTGTTTCAGATGACTGTCAGCATCGGACCCAAAGACTGGAGGCCGCAGACCTGGGACTACGGCTGGTCGTTTGC CATGGCGTGGCTGTCGTTCAGCTGCTGCATGGCGGCCGCCGTGGCCACGCTCAACTCCTACACCAAGACCATCATCGAGATGAAGCACCGGGCCCGGATGAGGCTGGAGGAGGCCAGGGCCGCCGCCCGGGCCCCCTCCTACGAGGAGGTGGTTCGAGCCGGGAGCGGAGGGGTTTACTCCGTCAGCCAGCTGATTCAGCTCG CAGTGGGAGGAGTTGGGGGAATGGGGGCGGGAACGCTGGGTTTGGGGCGGCTGGTGGACCCTcatgggggggtggtggtggtggagggatGTGGCGCCGAAGGCTGTGAAGACTGTGAGCGGGAAATGGACGAGATAGATTACGCTCttcaggaggagagagaggactCACTCTGCTAA
- the epn1b gene encoding epsin-1, whose product MTSSMLRRQLKNLVQNYSEAEVKVREATSNDPWGPSSSQMADISDLTYNVVACNEIMTMLWKRLKDDKNWRHIHKSLTLLEYLLKTGDDRVLLKMKDNIYIVKALTEYRFVEKDGKDQGVNVREKAKVVLVLMEDDEKLKEERDFAFKTREKTSKSSAASSADTIKDPNYKPCYVPGATGLPSLDNIPSVADLTASFTARKEEQRKQEAEKKEAERRAKMSEDELKWEDAGKGNDIKTAAWGGEKAKEEEKPDPWGAPKEPTEATGPWGTPAAPDTTDQTTSSDPWVAPTTADEDPFGAPKNGEDPFTAPKDGPDPFSASKDDPFKTPKDSSDPFNTPADKDDAFGAPKDKADPFSSSKNDPFDTPKDDPFSAPKDDPFSAPKDDPFSAPKDDPFSAPKDDPFTAPKDDPFTAPKDDPFSAPKDDPFTAPKDDPFTAPASTPPKEDPFAAPADDPFSAPTTLPNEDPFSAPTNPAQDDPFAAPTTPKEDSFSAPAKPLDHDPFAAPTTPPKEEPFATSIAPKEDTLDPFDAPPVTSPQSSGDAWGAPASSPPATGSDPWGTTSAPSEAKGGDPWGNGASATSPTDGSDPFGDASKPNNDPWGAAASAPANTDDAWGSPAPPSDSSPSNDPFGDRASKTDDPWGAPSNSTSEATGKQTAQEDVYTKTASFLGSAGASLVDLDDLFSSNPKPKPRPLINTLAAQTRAIGAFRARGLSSGPVFRSGVPLPEISPLHGSAFGSSLGALAPTFGAAYPSREAPLFQLPSQTIGASYSGFGLLPPAPEAGTGQNVFLGGVPQMMVPTGGNPPLLAAGVGQCSFFGGSTPQAEGGGTGNKNNNPFLL is encoded by the exons ATGACATCTTCTATGCTCCGCCGACAGCTGAAGAACCTGGTCCAGAACTACTCTGAGGCTGAGGTCAAG GTGAGAGAGGCCACATCTAACGACCCATGGGGTCCATCCAGCTCTCAGATGGCTGACATCTCTGACCTGACCTACAATGTGGTGGCCTGCAACGAGATCATGACCATGCTCTGGAAGCGCCTGAAAGACGACAAGAACTGGAGACACATCCACAAG TCCCTGACTCTGCTGGAGTACCTGTTAAAGACCGGGGATGATCGTGTgcttctgaaaatgaaagacaacaTCTACATCGTCAAAGCCCTCACAGAGTATCGCTTTGTCGAAAAGGACGGCAAAGATCAG GGTGTGAATGTGAGAGAGAAGGCAAAGGTCGTCCTCGTTCTAATGGAGGATGATGAAAAACTAAAGGAGGAAAGAGACTTTGCCTTCAAGACCAGAGAGAAGACTTCAAAAAGTTCTGCTG CCTCGTCTGCGGACACCATCAAGGATCCTAACTACAAGCCCTGCTATGTCCCCGGAGCCACAGGGCTTCCATCCTTAGACAACATACCCTCAGTGGCTGATTTGACTGCTTCGTTCACGGCCCGCAAAGAGGAGCAGCGCAAACAGGAAGCTGAGAAGAAGGAAGCAGAGAGAAGG GCTAAGATGAGTGAAGACGAACTGAAATGGGAGGATGCAGGCAAAGGCAATGACATTAAAACCGCAGCCTGGGGAGGAGAGAaggcaaaggaggaggagaaaccaGATCCCTGGGGCGCACCCAAAGAACCGACAGAAGCCACAGGTCCATGGGGGACACCCGCAGCACCTGACACAACAGACCAGACTACAAGCAGTGATCCCTGGGTGGCTCCAACTACAGCTGATGAAGATCCATTTGGTGCACCAAAGAATGGAGAAGATCCTTTTACAGCACCAAAAGATGGACCTGACCCGTTTAGTGCATCAAAAGATGATCCATTCAAGACCCCGAAGGACAGTTCAGATCCTTTCAACACACCTGCAGACAAAGATGATGCATTTGGAGCTCCAAAAGATAAAGCAGatcccttttcttcttctaaaaATGATCCATTCGATACACCCAAAGATGATCCCTTCAGCGCCCCGAAGGACGACCCCTTCAGCGCCCCGAAGGACGACCCCTTCAGCGCCCCGAAGGACGACCCCTTCAGCGCCCCGAAGGACGACCCCTTCACCGCCCCGAAGGACGACCCCTTCACCGCCCCGAAGGACGACCCCTTCAGCGCCCCGAAGGACGACCCCTTCACCGCCCCGAAGGACGACCCCTTCACCGCCCCAGCATCAACTCCCCCTAAAGAGGACCCATTTGCAGCACCTGCAGATGACCCCTTCAGTGCTCCTACAACACTGCCAAACGAAGATCCTTTCTCTGCACCCACCAATCCTGCTCAAGATGACCCCTTTGCTGCACCAACGACACCCAAAGAGGATTCTTTCTCTGCACCAGCCAAACCTTTAGACCATGACCCCTTTGCTGCACCAACAACACCCCCTAAAGAGGAGCCTTTTGCAACATCCATTGCACCAAAGGAGGATACCTTGGATCCATTCGATGCCCCTCCTGTGACATCACCCCAAAGCAGTGGAGATGCTTGGGGAGCTCCTGCCAGCTCTCCACCTGCCACTGGATCAGACCCCTGGGGGACAACATCAGCACCAAGTGAAGCAAAGGGTGGAGATCCGTGGGGCAATGGGGCAAGTGCCACCTCGCCAACTGATGGTTCTGATCCCTTTGGAGATGCGTCCAAACCCAACAATGACCCATGGGGAGCAGCAG CTTCGGCTCCAGCCAACACTGATGATGCATGGGGTTCACCTGCTCCGCCCTCAGACTCCTCCCCATCTAATGACCCCTTTGGAGACAGAGCATCTAAAACTGATGATCCCTGGGGTGCACCGAGCAATTCAACCAGCGAGGCCACAG gaaaacaaacagcacaagaaGACGTGTATACAAAGACTGCTTCGTTCTTGGGCTCGGCGGGGGCGTCGCTGGTTGACTTGGAcgatctgttttcctctaaccCCAAACCCAAACCACGCCCCCTCATCAACACACTGGCTGCGCAGACACGAGCCATCG GCGCTTTCAGAGCCAGGGGCCTGTCATCTGGCCCTGTGTTCAGATCAGGGGTGCCCCTCCCAGAAATATCACCCCTACATGGCAGCGCCTTTGGTTCCTCCCTCGGTGCACTTGCCCCCACTTTTGGAGCTGCGTATCCCTCCAGAGAAGCCCCCCTCTTTCAGCTCCCTTCCCAAACTATTGGAGCATCGTATTCTGGTTTCGGTTTGCTTCCGCCGGCTCCAGAAGCTGGAACAggacaaaatgtgtttctggGTGGGGTTCCACAAATGATGGTGCCGACTGGAGGGAACCCCCCTCTGCTGGCAGCAGGAGTAGGTCAGTGTAGCTTCTTTGGGGGGTCCACCCCACAGGCtgagggggggggcacaggaaacaaaaacaacaatccaTTCCTGTTATGA
- the necap1 gene encoding adaptin ear-binding coat-associated protein 1, protein MAAEGEYESILCVKPDVNVYRIPPRASNRAYRAADWKLDAPDWSGRMRITAKGKVAFIKLEDKVSGELFAQAPVKEYPGVAVETVSDSSRYFVIRIQDDNGRSAFIGVGFGDRGDAFDFNVALQDHFKWVKQENEISKSAQLGDSGPKLDLGFKEGQTITLNIGQGKKRDKPRPQSSGGFGLLPPPPGGKIAPPPSSGSSNHNIVPQMGGTATGCLLELDSSNSNTVVQQNPTSDLWGDFSAPASSVPPPSRPQNATNWIQF, encoded by the exons ATGGCGGCCGAGGGAGAGTACGAGTCCATCCTGTGCGTGAAGCCCGATGTCAACGTCTACCGCATCCCGCCGCGGGCGTCCAACCGCGCCTACAG GGCTGCTGACTGGAAGCTGGACGCTCCCGACTGGTCCGGCCGAATGAGGATCACAGCTAAGGGCAAAGTGGCATTCATCAAGCTGGAGGACAAAGTCTCAG GTGAGCTGTTCGCCCAGGCGCCGGTCAAGGAGTACCCCGGCGTTGCTGTGGAAACAGTCAGCGACTCCAGCAGATACTTTGTCATACGGATACAGGATGACAACG GTCGAAGCGCTTTCATCGGAGTCGGCTTCGGGGACCGAGGGGACGCCTTTGACTTCAATGTTGCTCTACAGGACCATTTCAA ATGGGTGAAACAGGAGAACGAAATCAGTAAAAGTGCCCAGCTCGGGGACTCAGGACCAAAACTGGACTTGGGCTTTAAGGAGGGACAGACCATCACACTCAACATTGGG CAAGGTAAGAAGAGGGATAAGCCCCGCCCACAAAGCTCAGGTGGCTTTGGactcctcccaccaccacctGGAGGCAAGatagccccgcccccttcaTCAGGCTCATCCAATCACAACATAGTCCCCCAGATGGGAGGAACAGCAACAG GCTGCCTGTTGGAGCTGGACAGCAGTAACTCTAACACAGTGGTCCAGCAGAATCCCACCTCAGATCTTTGGGGAGACTTTTCCGCTCCTGCCAG CTCTGTTCCGCCTCCATCTCGACCACAGAACGCCACGAACTGGATCCAGTTCTGA